In one Saimiri boliviensis isolate mSaiBol1 chromosome 19, mSaiBol1.pri, whole genome shotgun sequence genomic region, the following are encoded:
- the LOC104650142 gene encoding SLAM family member 6-like — MKPLAQLLFFLLQFQEGNLVSQTSSTPLMVNGVLGESVTLPLEFSAGEKIKSITWIYNGTSIAFIAPSEAKSPQIHVTNPKLGKRLNFTQSYSLQLSNLEMEDTGSYSALMSSETTVKVSSYTLRIFKRLPRPHVRVESVISENGICNAILRCSVEEGGETIMYEWTSVGPGAAVSHVGSILNGSWSLHDLDWSYTCTALNPASNSNSTPIHAAQLCAGSKAAEGTYCLVNWLFLGKGLLLLVFLGVLGTWYIQTQVLSKRLRPNSG; from the exons ATGAAACCTCTTGCtcagcttctcttctttctcctccagtTCCAGGAAG GGAATCTAGTTTCACAAACCAGCTCAACCCCACTGATGGTGAATGGGGTTCTGGGGGAGTCAGTAACTCTTCCCCTGGAGTTTTCTGCAGGAGAGAAGATCAAGTCCATTACTTGGATTTACAATGGAACATCTATTGCCTTCATAGCACCCTCTGAAGCCAAAAGTCCACAAATCCACGTGACTAATCCGAAACTGGGAAAGCGACTGAACTTCACTCAGTCCTACTCCCTGCAACTCAGCAACCTGGAGATGGAAGACACAGGCTCCTACAGTGCCCTGATGTCCTCAGAGACCACTGTAAAAGTGTCCAGTTACACTCTGAGGATATTCA AGCGGCTGCCAAGGCCTCATGTTAGAGTGGAGTCTGTCATCTCTGAGAATGGGATCTGTAATGCCATCTTGAGGTGTTctgtggaggaaggaggagagaccATTATGTATGAGTGGACATCAGTGGGACCAGGGGCTGCTGTGTCCCATGTGGGGTCCATCCTCAATGGCTCCTGGAGCCTTCATGATCTGGATTGGAGCTACACTTGCACAGCTCTGAATCCTGCTAGCAACAGCAACTCCACTCCTATCCATGCTGCGCAACTTTGTGCAG GTTCCAAGGCAGCTGAAGGCACCTATTGCCTAGTGAATTGGCTTTTCCTGGGGAAGGGGCTTCTTCTCCTTGTGTTCCTTGGGGTCCTAGGAACTTGGTATATCCAGACACAGGTGCTCAGCAAACGCCTGAGGCCTAACTCAGGGTGA